Proteins co-encoded in one Haloarcula pelagica genomic window:
- a CDS encoding BREX system ATP-binding domain-containing protein produces the protein MSDNFTITDEQRDYSEFGLTENPFPYSPVPDDEPAVYCGQEQVTERISNTVSSVLGTGKSKHLVVTGKYGNGKSHTLKYTRSLVRDRDDVLVGYVAQPGDGFLDIYHEFVYDIGFDRMQALSYEFLASVAREQTDANPTSASSMERLIDDGEVLLSDIVPETIQRLSDVTKFADFARAIVHLVYEDTNLYAWQWLTAEGLRYEQRKEMEIHSAIDDDTSAVRAFTALKNMLLELDYTGIFTFIDEFERIAQLTPKDEQATLNSIRHLMDQNSRGLCILFGCAPEVWQDVMSEYHAFSERIGQEVALRPLTEEKVYNLVEDYLDTARTNGEAGIEPFTEQGLNVVLQRSQGNIRQVLSICSRVLDTATNSETITNTIGRDTVVETIESM, from the coding sequence ATGAGCGATAATTTCACCATCACGGACGAACAGCGCGATTACTCGGAGTTCGGACTCACGGAGAACCCCTTCCCGTATAGTCCTGTACCAGATGATGAGCCAGCAGTCTACTGCGGGCAGGAGCAAGTAACCGAACGCATCAGTAACACCGTTTCGTCAGTTCTCGGCACTGGCAAATCGAAACATCTTGTCGTCACCGGTAAGTACGGCAACGGCAAGTCACACACACTCAAATACACGAGATCACTCGTCAGAGACCGCGACGATGTTCTCGTAGGATATGTTGCGCAACCGGGGGATGGTTTCCTCGATATCTATCACGAATTCGTTTACGACATTGGATTCGACCGGATGCAGGCATTGAGCTACGAGTTCCTCGCTTCAGTAGCACGAGAACAGACGGACGCAAATCCAACCAGCGCCAGTTCGATGGAACGACTCATCGATGATGGTGAAGTATTGTTATCGGATATCGTCCCAGAAACGATACAGCGACTGAGCGATGTGACTAAGTTCGCCGATTTTGCCCGAGCAATAGTCCACCTCGTCTACGAAGATACGAACCTCTATGCTTGGCAATGGTTGACCGCTGAGGGCCTCAGGTACGAACAACGAAAAGAGATGGAGATCCATAGTGCAATCGACGATGATACCAGTGCGGTTCGGGCGTTTACGGCGCTGAAGAACATGCTGCTCGAACTCGACTATACTGGGATATTTACCTTCATTGATGAATTCGAGCGAATTGCCCAACTGACGCCGAAAGATGAGCAGGCAACGCTGAACAGTATCAGGCATTTGATGGACCAGAATAGCCGTGGCTTGTGTATCCTCTTTGGCTGCGCACCAGAAGTCTGGCAAGATGTGATGAGTGAATATCATGCATTCTCAGAGAGAATTGGACAGGAGGTCGCACTTCGACCGCTCACTGAAGAGAAGGTATACAACCTCGTTGAGGACTATCTCGATACGGCTAGAACCAACGGGGAAGCAGGAATTGAACCATTCACAGAACAGGGTCTCAACGTTGTTCTTCAGCGTTCACAGGGGAATATTCGTCAGGTACTGAGTATCTGCAGTCGGGTCCTCGATACTGCCACAAATTCAGAGACGATTACCAATACTATTGGGCGTGACACTGTTGTCGAGACAATCGAATCAATGTGA
- a CDS encoding tRNA-guanine transglycosylase, translated as MLFPVSNIGKRSSDNTPEYTDSIPDLSTAMVNARAIRNRDPQWNRLVEGSSLRDEMGVTSDTIVFADSGGFDFQTSEVDTTPEKTLETQRRMDADIFGTVDVPLSRDNRQAKNQRRISRSIDLALEASDRHDGEEILLGSVHGYDPETVRNTIRYLEREGSFDGYAVGSLVPIRTDYEKVTKIILSARRATEKHLHVYGLGGVTYQPLLLYMGVDSFDSSAFIRSAGNRNYLIPGFGGEPMKNVENLSLLPCACPVCSTRDFEEVRGDRDLLVQHNLWALALELRRFRYMVAAGEDLESYLDLRFQGNEVTKRAFRMAKQQVRRLT; from the coding sequence ACGCGCGTGCAATCCGAAACAGGGACCCACAGTGGAACCGCCTCGTCGAAGGGAGTTCACTTCGTGACGAGATGGGGGTCACCTCGGATACAATCGTCTTCGCGGATAGCGGGGGGTTCGATTTTCAGACGAGCGAGGTCGACACCACCCCAGAAAAGACCCTGGAGACACAGCGCCGGATGGATGCTGATATATTTGGGACCGTTGACGTTCCCCTCTCCCGGGATAACCGACAAGCGAAAAATCAGCGCCGAATCAGTCGGAGTATCGATCTTGCACTTGAAGCGAGTGATCGACACGACGGCGAGGAGATCTTATTGGGGAGTGTCCACGGGTATGACCCGGAGACTGTCCGAAATACAATTCGATATCTGGAACGCGAGGGTTCCTTCGATGGATATGCAGTGGGGAGTTTGGTCCCAATCAGAACTGACTACGAAAAGGTAACAAAAATTATACTATCGGCACGTCGTGCCACAGAGAAGCACCTCCATGTCTATGGATTAGGTGGGGTTACGTACCAACCACTACTTCTGTATATGGGAGTTGATAGTTTCGATTCGTCAGCCTTCATCCGTAGTGCGGGGAACAGGAACTACCTCATTCCTGGGTTCGGGGGAGAACCGATGAAAAACGTCGAGAATCTCTCACTGCTTCCTTGTGCTTGTCCTGTTTGCAGTACCCGTGATTTCGAGGAAGTCCGAGGCGATCGTGACCTCCTTGTTCAACACAACCTCTGGGCGCTTGCTCTTGAGTTGCGAAGATTCAGGTACATGGTCGCTGCCGGTGAGGACCTAGAATCGTACCTCGATCTTCGTTTCCAGGGTAACGAAGTCACGAAACGAGCGTTCCGAATGGCAAAGCAGCAGGTCCGGAGGCTCACATGA
- a CDS encoding Cdc6/Cdc18 family protein, producing the protein MIADRSVFGDDHPPQELLHREPAVAALTRAFEPATHGDRADDVLIAGPSGVGKTVLATHTLGRLQQRADIHTAYVRALDQSAAGIVRNVLQELGADPAMNTPLEDLCLALDERVDRPTVVVLDEASELPRSDALARLDDVPLCSWVAICHEPTDWLARVDDRVRHRVVGREVVLDRYSVDELADILEPRVRQGLRGDPVGRDQLERIADTVAGVARAGIQTLLAAAEIADERQHSRIRDADIEDGWPRAQAWIRESNLESLPFHHQLLYELIRRDGPLRGGALHRRYDEIADDAYAGRARTPVQRRARRDQLAKLREYDLIECEGSGRGAEYRVCDASIRSPYEVAVPPGQ; encoded by the coding sequence ATGATCGCTGACAGGTCGGTGTTTGGAGACGACCACCCGCCCCAAGAGCTTCTCCACCGCGAGCCTGCCGTGGCCGCCCTGACGCGCGCCTTCGAGCCCGCCACCCACGGTGATCGCGCCGACGACGTGCTGATCGCCGGCCCCAGCGGCGTCGGGAAGACCGTCCTCGCGACCCACACACTGGGGCGGCTCCAGCAGCGAGCCGACATCCACACCGCCTACGTCCGCGCGCTGGACCAGTCCGCCGCCGGGATCGTTCGCAATGTCCTCCAGGAGCTCGGCGCCGACCCAGCGATGAACACCCCACTCGAAGACCTCTGTCTCGCCCTCGACGAGCGCGTCGACCGGCCGACCGTCGTCGTCCTGGACGAAGCGAGCGAACTCCCGCGTTCGGATGCCCTCGCCCGGCTGGACGACGTTCCGCTGTGCTCGTGGGTCGCGATCTGCCACGAGCCAACCGACTGGCTGGCCCGCGTCGACGATCGTGTTCGTCACCGCGTCGTCGGCCGCGAGGTCGTCCTCGACCGCTACTCTGTCGACGAGCTTGCGGACATCCTCGAACCCAGGGTTCGTCAGGGGCTGCGTGGTGATCCCGTCGGTCGCGACCAACTGGAGCGGATCGCCGACACCGTCGCCGGCGTCGCGAGAGCCGGGATCCAGACGCTGCTCGCTGCGGCGGAGATCGCCGACGAGCGCCAGCACTCCCGCATCCGGGACGCCGACATCGAGGACGGCTGGCCCCGCGCGCAAGCGTGGATCCGCGAGAGCAATCTGGAGTCGCTGCCCTTCCATCACCAGCTGCTGTACGAGCTCATCCGTCGCGATGGCCCGCTGCGAGGTGGGGCGTTGCACCGCCGCTACGACGAGATCGCCGACGACGCCTATGCTGGCAGGGCTCGGACGCCGGTCCAGCGCCGAGCGCGTCGCGATCAGCTGGCGAAGCTCCGCGAGTACGATTTGATCGAGTGCGAGGGATCCGGACGCGGCGCCGAGTATCGGGTGTGTGATGCCTCGATTCGGTCGCCGTACGAAGTGGCCGTGCCGCCGGGGCAGTGA
- a CDS encoding HNH endonuclease, producing the protein MAQTKPQPSDDENSPVTQSDERTDQQDPQTCNETVAPETRREILSTYNHRCQSCGRYGPEGGGLATLHVHHLDRDVEGMDEHDPENLSLLCRSCHSWLHQQSTPADSPVDLTDADQSVLLPQDIEILQYLERNGPQRTGDITAGLPTELSVSAVRERLWVLMGLDNRVDDRDEQVVDKDVETGEWGLTSQIENSVRGDIPDDPQLLLQRMEDELVRQALDRDCDRSAVEAVLGVSRRTTFNKAKRAYAYDFPLDAFSRGGRPSKDASQEGEPSLTDAHVETDEQQRLDTVCESDETAESDGSDDADSAESSRNGEESGDERTSLTDESQESNIQTKLEILIQAMEEIRTDL; encoded by the coding sequence ATGGCACAGACGAAACCACAACCATCTGACGACGAGAACAGTCCAGTCACCCAGAGTGACGAGCGAACAGACCAGCAGGATCCCCAGACGTGCAACGAGACCGTTGCACCGGAGACCCGCAGAGAGATCCTCAGCACCTATAACCACCGGTGTCAGTCCTGTGGCCGATACGGCCCGGAAGGAGGCGGGCTGGCGACACTCCATGTTCATCACCTCGACCGCGATGTCGAGGGGATGGACGAGCACGACCCCGAGAACCTCTCCCTGTTGTGCCGGTCCTGTCACAGTTGGCTCCACCAGCAGTCGACGCCGGCCGACTCGCCGGTCGACCTGACCGATGCCGACCAGAGTGTCTTGCTGCCCCAGGATATCGAGATCCTGCAGTACCTGGAGCGGAACGGCCCCCAGCGCACCGGCGATATCACTGCCGGCCTGCCGACGGAGTTGTCGGTTTCGGCGGTTCGGGAACGGCTGTGGGTGCTGATGGGGCTCGACAATCGCGTCGATGACCGTGACGAACAGGTCGTCGACAAGGACGTCGAAACCGGGGAGTGGGGCCTGACCAGCCAGATCGAAAACTCCGTCCGTGGGGACATCCCCGATGACCCACAGCTCCTCCTCCAGCGCATGGAAGACGAGTTGGTGAGACAGGCACTCGATCGTGACTGCGATCGGAGTGCGGTCGAAGCCGTCCTGGGCGTGTCCCGGCGGACGACGTTCAACAAGGCCAAGCGAGCCTACGCCTACGACTTCCCGCTGGACGCGTTCAGCCGTGGCGGGCGGCCGTCAAAAGACGCGTCACAGGAAGGAGAGCCCTCGCTTACAGACGCTCACGTTGAGACCGACGAGCAACAGCGTCTCGATACCGTGTGTGAGTCGGACGAGACAGCAGAATCCGATGGAAGTGACGATGCCGACTCGGCAGAATCATCACGGAATGGTGAAGAGTCCGGTGACGAGAGGACGTCACTGACTGACGAGAGTCAGGAATCGAACATTCAAACCAAACTCGAGATACTGATCCAAGCGATGGAGGAAATCCGAACAGACCTATAA
- a CDS encoding ParB N-terminal domain-containing protein, which produces MGDRAGEGAVSMSNPFNDALDWALQGKRVRVHTDHGVFEGWVDRIHHGRGSLVLHDCYDEERDAEIGSAFIRTAQIVTVLKPKKRIEFRAVDELDAHPAHPDDFEPRDAVVRRCYRNQFAGGYPVVREDGTIINGHKRIAAAQLSGLDEHPVEVVDVTDDQADELFALAHRGTELEEAALASDDDAEAGSGDVTEPTDEQEETVDEDPADEAEASDELTCDVEGCPFTTDSKRGLAIHKGQKHHDATSDEGGSGMEADIAALLEEHGELPSSEIELLLETSSGHYRNVLSKMQRDGRVESRKDPDDKRRSLYRLAGHDIDEGDDAPDTDDDEHRVGDPLEEPDEGVDPVWCGVCGKGPFDQPPDLGKHHSMAHDAEDPVPLDHDPDDSELADPASGDDTAVQERLPDDVSEDDVHDAVDDHAPNGYLGEIAEDLGMGEGPTRTVLHKLGRYADVLDASGPKLGGEEA; this is translated from the coding sequence GTGGGAGACCGTGCCGGCGAGGGGGCGGTCAGCATGAGCAACCCGTTCAACGACGCGCTGGACTGGGCCCTGCAGGGCAAGCGCGTCCGTGTCCACACCGATCACGGCGTCTTCGAGGGATGGGTCGATCGGATCCATCACGGCCGCGGGAGTCTCGTCCTGCATGACTGCTACGACGAGGAGCGCGACGCCGAGATCGGCTCGGCGTTCATCCGAACCGCCCAGATCGTCACGGTCCTGAAACCGAAGAAGCGCATCGAGTTCCGCGCCGTCGACGAGCTGGACGCACATCCGGCTCACCCCGACGACTTCGAGCCCAGGGACGCCGTTGTTCGGCGCTGCTATCGCAACCAGTTCGCCGGCGGCTACCCCGTCGTTCGCGAGGACGGGACGATCATCAACGGTCACAAGCGGATCGCCGCCGCCCAGCTGTCCGGTCTAGACGAGCACCCGGTCGAGGTCGTCGACGTGACCGACGACCAGGCCGACGAACTGTTCGCGCTCGCGCACCGCGGCACCGAGCTCGAGGAGGCAGCGCTCGCGAGCGACGACGACGCGGAGGCCGGCAGTGGCGACGTGACTGAGCCAACCGACGAGCAGGAAGAGACCGTCGACGAAGATCCCGCCGACGAAGCCGAAGCCAGCGACGAACTGACCTGCGATGTCGAGGGCTGCCCCTTCACGACCGACTCCAAGCGGGGGCTCGCGATCCACAAAGGGCAGAAACACCATGACGCCACCTCCGACGAGGGGGGGTCCGGAATGGAAGCTGACATCGCTGCCCTCCTGGAGGAACACGGCGAGCTGCCGAGCAGTGAGATCGAGCTGTTGCTCGAAACGTCGTCGGGACACTACCGGAACGTCCTCTCGAAGATGCAACGCGACGGTCGTGTGGAGTCCCGCAAGGATCCGGACGACAAGCGCCGGAGCCTCTACCGGCTAGCCGGCCACGACATCGACGAGGGCGACGACGCGCCCGATACCGACGACGACGAGCATCGCGTCGGCGACCCGCTCGAGGAGCCCGACGAGGGCGTCGACCCGGTCTGGTGTGGCGTCTGTGGCAAGGGGCCGTTCGACCAGCCCCCCGATCTCGGCAAGCATCACAGCATGGCTCACGACGCAGAGGATCCGGTGCCACTCGACCACGACCCCGACGACTCGGAGCTTGCTGACCCGGCGAGTGGCGACGACACGGCCGTCCAGGAGCGACTGCCCGACGATGTGTCCGAGGATGATGTTCACGATGCCGTCGACGACCACGCCCCCAACGGGTATCTCGGCGAGATCGCCGAGGACCTCGGGATGGGCGAGGGCCCGACGCGGACGGTGCTGCACAAGCTCGGCCGGTATGCTGACGTGCTGGACGCCAGCGGGCCGAAGCTCGGAGGTGAGGAGGCGTGA
- a CDS encoding tyrosine-type recombinase/integrase, which yields MVNVNEPTRLQQKLDRRWEQLDAADIDDRDREAIRAFVEYRRDVEDRARSTLTNDLSQLRCASERAETWLVDMSFGDLRRLLSTLVTPKPDGYGLDPDGTGMYGYKRALRVFFRFLDESDDWGDYPWHEDVELPTLEMSGAGSREEMLSGEDIEALKDAATCPRDRALIALLADIGGRIGMVLSLRRKDMHLDGDEPYFEPNAEVVDGLKDLDSTQIPVLYSRAEVRTYLRHHHPDKGNPSAPVWALERGYDHDNPQQSAVGDDRVRDVLQGCADRAGIAKPVNPHNFRRTGATRMSNSDRLTPQEIIQILGWSDDRPLEAYDQTTESERNSAIHEALGFSQGNGGSDEDELAFEHIVCGNCREEIESTAQFCPNCGHETDDAARQLKEDAKDDVSGDAINEPDSDRRELKGVVREVLAENPSLLED from the coding sequence ATGGTCAACGTCAACGAGCCCACCCGACTCCAGCAAAAACTGGACCGGCGCTGGGAGCAGCTCGATGCCGCCGACATCGACGATCGCGATCGGGAGGCCATCCGTGCCTTCGTCGAGTATCGTCGCGATGTCGAAGACAGAGCGCGATCCACACTCACGAATGACCTGAGTCAACTGCGCTGTGCATCCGAACGGGCCGAGACCTGGCTGGTCGACATGTCCTTCGGGGACCTCCGGCGGCTCCTGAGCACGCTCGTCACACCAAAACCCGACGGGTACGGGCTGGATCCCGACGGCACCGGGATGTACGGGTACAAGCGAGCCCTCCGTGTTTTCTTCCGGTTCCTCGACGAGAGCGACGACTGGGGTGACTACCCGTGGCACGAAGATGTCGAACTGCCCACGCTGGAGATGTCCGGCGCCGGGTCCCGTGAGGAGATGCTGTCGGGCGAAGACATCGAGGCACTGAAAGACGCTGCCACCTGCCCCCGTGACCGGGCCCTGATCGCGTTGCTTGCCGACATCGGCGGCCGGATCGGCATGGTCCTCTCGCTCCGGCGCAAAGACATGCACCTCGACGGCGACGAACCCTACTTCGAACCGAATGCCGAGGTTGTCGACGGGCTGAAAGACCTCGACAGCACGCAGATCCCCGTCCTGTACTCGCGCGCGGAGGTCCGCACGTACCTCCGGCACCACCACCCCGACAAGGGCAACCCCAGCGCGCCGGTGTGGGCGCTCGAACGCGGGTACGATCACGATAACCCCCAGCAGAGCGCCGTCGGGGACGATCGCGTCCGTGATGTCCTCCAAGGCTGTGCTGACCGAGCGGGCATCGCGAAGCCGGTCAACCCCCACAACTTCCGCCGCACGGGGGCGACGCGGATGTCGAACTCTGACCGGCTCACACCACAAGAGATCATCCAGATCCTCGGCTGGTCGGACGACCGACCGCTGGAAGCCTACGACCAGACCACCGAGTCCGAGCGCAACAGCGCCATCCACGAGGCGCTGGGCTTCAGCCAGGGCAACGGCGGGAGCGACGAGGACGAACTCGCCTTCGAACACATCGTCTGCGGGAACTGTCGCGAGGAGATCGAGTCGACCGCGCAGTTCTGTCCCAATTGCGGGCACGAAACCGACGACGCCGCCCGCCAACTGAAAGAGGACGCCAAAGACGATGTCTCTGGAGATGCCATCAACGAACCCGACAGTGACCGCCGGGAACTGAAAGGGGTCGTCCGCGAGGTGCTCGCCGAGAACCCCAGCCTCCTGGAGGACTGA
- a CDS encoding AAA domain-containing protein, giving the protein MSHNPFQDWSQDNARLLKTDLTQERYSPVSVAKAYENAVETIHSIDTTSDQYVIPLFEPDAPKPTQEYVYYKPESQKVKIYDSGNHSIAWLPPGEVSTTELGQRLKWWLPPDEQDFETLSEEHVPPESVSPVTNLSKSESSEFFDEMLELVQQERIADKQANREQYEALGLNKAIHRGVMAGPLIPLGTAPYEGGRAFKFQLTSEESDDDTDPNLRDDAEIFPDNEYLVGVRGHESISPIEMEAVYVGDTDLWLRPLNKSIAKNSPKSNVLTDDEATVWVHDLVNPLPYNRRRDAIHNVKRSRNKRQLLTGNQNAVFSSGQHAIPDSGLELNISQQKALVWAEAAEDCFCIHGPPGTGKTRTLTAYIRDAVAREQRVLVTAHSNQAVDNLLVGDSTVDEPEEGTLHAIAQDDETDITISRSGTNSEDRVVNRYYQGVPSANADIVAATTSGAARFSTDSFDVGIVDEATQASCASTAIAFNVSEKLVLAGDHKQLPPFAASEDALGDEQRLSLFEVLIDRFHEDLSVMLRTQYRMNESIAAYPNNAFYDGKVKTADRNSDWTVADLSPLMGIHINGSEQKRTGSHSYYNSEEAEAAAKQVKLLTNSGLAPGDIGVIAAYSGQVDEIKQQVRQLGIGHPEKVTIQTIDGFQGSEREAIIVSLVRSNDENSSGFLTMPNEGPRRLNVALTRGRKRVVIIGDWNTLGKLADYREPEESCADLYAQLEERIRTSGKMLDIAAKPSQ; this is encoded by the coding sequence ATGAGTCATAATCCTTTCCAAGACTGGTCGCAGGATAACGCTCGGTTATTAAAAACGGATCTGACGCAGGAACGATATTCTCCAGTTTCAGTTGCTAAGGCATATGAAAATGCCGTTGAAACTATTCATAGTATAGATACTACATCAGACCAGTACGTAATTCCGCTGTTTGAGCCAGATGCTCCGAAACCCACTCAAGAGTATGTTTATTACAAGCCTGAGTCACAGAAGGTGAAAATCTACGATTCAGGGAATCACAGCATTGCTTGGCTTCCGCCAGGTGAAGTGTCGACTACGGAGCTTGGTCAGCGCCTCAAATGGTGGCTACCACCTGATGAGCAAGATTTTGAAACACTCAGTGAGGAGCATGTGCCACCCGAATCAGTCAGTCCAGTTACCAATCTCAGCAAGTCTGAGTCGTCTGAGTTTTTTGATGAGATGCTGGAACTGGTCCAACAGGAGCGGATTGCTGATAAGCAGGCTAATAGAGAACAGTATGAGGCTCTTGGGCTGAATAAAGCCATTCACCGAGGGGTGATGGCGGGCCCACTCATCCCACTTGGGACAGCACCATACGAAGGGGGTCGGGCCTTCAAATTTCAACTCACTTCTGAAGAGTCCGATGATGATACGGATCCTAATCTCCGTGATGATGCTGAGATTTTCCCTGACAATGAGTATCTAGTGGGAGTCCGTGGGCATGAGAGTATCTCTCCTATTGAAATGGAAGCCGTCTATGTTGGGGATACAGACCTTTGGCTTCGGCCGCTGAACAAGTCAATCGCTAAGAATTCACCAAAGAGTAACGTACTAACGGATGACGAAGCAACGGTTTGGGTACATGATTTAGTTAATCCACTCCCGTACAATCGACGCCGCGACGCGATCCACAACGTGAAACGTAGCCGCAACAAACGACAACTTCTCACTGGCAATCAGAATGCAGTGTTCTCGTCGGGACAGCATGCAATTCCAGATTCAGGTCTTGAACTTAATATTTCGCAGCAGAAGGCGCTTGTGTGGGCAGAGGCTGCTGAGGATTGCTTCTGCATCCATGGCCCGCCCGGTACCGGGAAAACGCGGACGCTTACTGCCTATATCCGTGATGCTGTCGCCCGTGAACAGCGCGTCCTTGTCACTGCACACTCAAATCAGGCTGTTGATAATTTGCTTGTTGGTGATAGTACTGTTGATGAGCCAGAAGAAGGGACGCTGCACGCTATAGCACAAGACGACGAAACAGACATCACCATTTCTCGTTCCGGAACGAATTCTGAGGACCGAGTTGTTAACCGATACTATCAGGGCGTGCCATCAGCTAATGCAGATATTGTTGCGGCGACAACAAGTGGGGCTGCGCGCTTCTCGACTGACAGTTTTGATGTGGGAATCGTTGATGAAGCAACGCAAGCTAGCTGCGCCTCGACTGCTATCGCTTTTAACGTCTCTGAAAAGCTTGTTTTGGCGGGAGATCATAAACAACTGCCTCCATTTGCAGCCTCTGAGGACGCTCTTGGAGATGAGCAACGTCTTTCATTATTTGAAGTATTGATAGATCGGTTCCACGAGGATCTATCAGTCATGCTCCGGACGCAGTACCGGATGAACGAATCGATCGCAGCCTATCCGAACAACGCGTTCTACGATGGAAAAGTGAAGACTGCTGACCGGAACAGTGACTGGACTGTCGCTGACCTTTCCCCGCTTATGGGTATCCATATCAATGGGTCTGAACAAAAAAGAACAGGGAGCCATTCGTACTACAACTCCGAAGAGGCTGAAGCCGCTGCAAAGCAAGTAAAGTTACTCACGAATAGTGGCCTTGCTCCTGGAGATATCGGTGTTATAGCAGCATATAGCGGGCAGGTGGACGAAATAAAACAACAGGTGCGTCAACTCGGTATCGGTCACCCGGAAAAAGTAACCATCCAAACTATTGACGGTTTCCAGGGAAGTGAACGGGAGGCCATCATTGTCTCACTAGTGAGAAGTAATGACGAGAATTCAAGCGGGTTTTTGACGATGCCAAATGAAGGACCGCGCCGGCTTAATGTTGCACTCACCCGTGGGCGCAAACGAGTTGTCATCATCGGAGACTGGAACACACTCGGGAAACTTGCTGATTACCGCGAGCCGGAAGAAAGTTGTGCTGACTTGTATGCCCAATTAGAGGAACGGATTCGAACCAGCGGAAAAATGCTCGATATAGCTGCCAAACCGTCTCAATAG
- a CDS encoding type IV toxin-antitoxin system AbiEi family antitoxin domain-containing protein has protein sequence MPRKDAEWMNPIDDRILELFRAEGNLNPAAVEKFGVTSANHASRRCSKLAKYGLLTRIAPGLYAITDDGEAYLDEDLDASTLDPVDD, from the coding sequence GTGCCGCGCAAGGACGCCGAGTGGATGAATCCCATCGACGACCGGATACTTGAGCTGTTCCGTGCAGAGGGGAACCTCAATCCGGCCGCGGTCGAAAAGTTCGGCGTCACGTCCGCTAACCATGCCAGCCGTCGGTGTTCGAAGCTCGCAAAGTATGGGCTTCTTACCCGTATCGCGCCCGGTCTTTACGCGATTACTGACGACGGAGAGGCATACCTCGACGAGGACCTCGACGCCTCGACGCTCGATCCGGTCGACGACTGA